A single Primulina eburnea isolate SZY01 chromosome 11, ASM2296580v1, whole genome shotgun sequence DNA region contains:
- the LOC140804148 gene encoding low affinity inorganic phosphate transporter 4-like has protein sequence MPSHSISVLNALDNARTQWYHFTTIVIAGMGFFTDAYDLFCISTVSKLLGRLYYFDPSTGKPGKLPHSINNLVIGVALVGTLMGQLVFGYLGDKLGRKKVYGITLVLMCICAICSGISFGHSAKAVMGTLCFFRFWLGFGIGGDYPLSATIMSEYANKKTRGAFIAAVFAMQGVGIVFAGLVAMIVSKIFLNYYGARNFSEASLFSTEPEGDYAWRILLMLGALPALLTFYWRMKMPETARYTAIIEGNAKLAASDMGRVLDFEIEAEPEKIAQFNASNEYSLFSYEFVRRHGKHLIGTMTTWFLLDIAFYSQNLTQKDIFPTIGLTNKAENVSALREMFETSRAMFVIALLGTFPGYWFTVAFIERIGRFYIQLVGFFMMSVFMLTMAVEYETLKMKEHRWTFAALYGLTFFFANFGPNSTTFVLPAELFPTRVRSTCHAFSAASGKAGAMIGAFGIQYYTQDEDVPKIRKAMTLLAVTNLLGFFFTFLLTETKGRSLEEISGEDGGGVEGQVTAKYPASQSENWEDSRNYL, from the exons ATGCCCTCACACAGCATTTCTGTGCTTAATGCTCTGGATAATGCACGTACACAATGGTACCATTTTACCACAATTGTGATAGCTGGAATGGGATTTTTCACGGATGCATATGATCTTTTTTGCATTTCCACCGTCTCGAAACTCTTAGGTCGTTTATACTACTTCGATCCCTCCACAGGGAAGCCTGGAAAGCTTCCTCATTCCATCAATAACTTAGTTATTGGAGTCGCGCTTGTTGGTACGCTAATGGGGCAATTGGTATTTGGGTACTTGGGAGACAAGTTAGGCCGGAAAAAGGTTTATGGCATCACTTTAGTTCTTATGTGCATTTGTGCCATCTGTTCTGGTATATCCTTTGGGCACAGTGCGAAAGCTGTGATGGGAACTCTTTGTTTCTTTAGGTTCTGGCTCGGATTTGGGATCGGTGGTGACTACCCTTTATCTGCTACTATCATGTCAGAATATGCTAACAAGAAAACTCGTGGGGCATTCATAGCCGCAGTGTTTGCTATGCAAGGAGTTGGGATCGTTTTTGCTGGACTTGTTGCAATGATCGTTTCTAAAATTTTCCTCAACTATTATGGAGCTCGAAATTTTTCTGAGGCAAGTCTTTTCTCTACAGAACCAGAGGGGGATTATGCATGGCGAATATTGCTAATGCTCGGGGCACTTCCAGCCCTCCTCACATTCTACTGGAGGATGAAAATGCCTGAAACAGCTCGTTACACGGCCATAATCGAAGGGAACGCAAAGCTAGCAGCTTCCGACATGGGCAGAGTTCTTGATTTTGAAATTGAAGCCGAACCTGAAAAGATAGCCCAATTCAATGCGTCAAACGAGTACTCTTTATTCTCATATGAATTCGTAAGACGCCATGGGAAACATCTAATTGGCACAATGACCACATGGTTTCTGCTAGACATAGCATTTTACAGCCAAAATCTCACACAAAAAGACATATTTCCAACTATTGGTCTTACCAACAAAGCTGAAAACGTGAGTGCGCTCAGAGAAATGTTCGAAACATCGCGTGCGATGTTTGTGATCGCCTTGCTGGGGACCTTTCCAGGATACTGGTTCACCGTAGCTTTTATTGAAAGGATCGGACGTTTTTACATACAGTTGGTGGGCTTCTTCATGATGTCCGTTTTCATGCTTACAATGGCTGTGGAGTATGAAACGCTGAAGATGAAAGAACACAGATGGACCTTCGCAGCGCTTTATGGGCTCACCTTCTTCTTCGCGAACTTTGGCCCTAATAGCACCACCTTTGTCCTCCCAGCGGAGCTTTTCCCGACGAGGGTCAG GTCCACATGCCATGCATTTAGCGCCGCCTCAGGGAAGGCGGGGGCGATGATCGGCGCCTTTGGGATTCAATATTACACCCAAGATGAAGACGTGCCCAAGATCAGGAAAGCTATGACTCTGTTGGCCGTGACGAATTTATTGGGCTTTTTCTTTACTTTTCTTCTGACAGAAACAAAGGGGAGATCCTTGGAGGAGATTTCCGGTGAAGACGGAGGTGGCGTGGAGGGTCAGGTGACTGCAAAATACCCGGCCAGTCAGTCGGAAAATTGGGAAGATTCGAGGAATTATCTTTAA
- the LOC140804149 gene encoding mitochondrial carrier protein MTM1-like, with translation MSTAKRTSRILEVDNGISLMSDSMLIEDGTEVTRTSELQAHHSTVLDYQLGLRERAFSAAGAAFLSAILVNPLDVAKTRLQAQAAGVPYSHPLSNVISRMAVFGPQMMFADLRCSPSCTRAGVHGTVAICPPDCFHYKGTLDVFYKIIRQEGFLRLWRGTNAGLALAVPTVGIYLPCYDIFRNMLEEFAVQSAPILEPYTPLLAGSMARSLACTSCYPIELAKTRMQAFKHVNGDTRPPGVLKTLIGNIPRVKSTNNFGNSLQSYRVLWTGLGAQLARDVPFSAICWPTLELVRRRLLGLVGDEASAASILGANFSAGFVAGSLAAAATCPLDVAKTRRQIEKDPMRALKMSTRQTLLEIWRDGGMKGLFTGVGPRIGRAGPSVGIVVSFYEVVKYILQNPYTAA, from the exons ATGAGCACGGCCAAGCGGACCTCCAGAATTCTGGAAGTTGATAATGGTATATCCTTGATGTCTGATTCAATGTTGATTGAGGATGGAACTGAAGTTACCAGGACTTCAGAGCTGCAGGCGCACCATAGCACCGTTTTGGATTACCAGTTAGGTCTGCGTGAGAGAGCATTTTCTGCTGCTGGAGCTGCATTTCTATCAGCCATTTTGGTTAACCCACTTGATGTTGCAAAG ACGAGATTGCAGGCTCAGGCTGCAGGAGTCCCTTACTCACACCCATTGAGTAATGTTATAAGTCGCATGGCAGTTTTCGGACCCCAAATG ATGTTTGCTGATCTAAGGTGTTCTCCCTCATGCACGCGTGCTGGGGTTCATGGTACAGTGGCAATTTGCCCACCTGATTGTTTCCATTACAAAGGGACACTCGATGTGTTTTACAAAATCATACGACAG GAAGGATTTTTGAGACTTTGGAGAGGCACGAATGCTGGCTTAGCGCTTGCTGTGCCCACT GTTGGCATATACTTGCCTTGCTATGACATTTTCCGTAACATGTTAGAGGAATTTGCTGTACAGAGTGCTCCTATCTTAGAGCCATACACACCTTTGCTGGCTGGTTCAATGGCACGTTCACTAGCTTGCACAAGTTGCTACCCTATTGAGCTTGCCAAAACACGAATGCAG GCGTTTAAGCATGTGAATGGCGATACAAGACCCCCTGGAGTCTTGAAAACTTTAATTGGCAATATTCCACGGGTCAAGAGCACAAACAACTTTGGAAACAGCT TGCAAAGCTACCGTGTCTTGTGGACGGGCCTTGGTGCTCAGCTTGCTCGTGATGTTCCTTTCTCTGCCATCTGCTGGCCAACCCTTGAGCTG GTAAGAAGGCGGCTTTTAGGTCTTGTTGGAGATGAAGCTAGCGCAGCCAGTATCCTTGGGGCAAATTTTTCTGCTGGTTTTGTTGCTGGTAGCCTTGCTGCTGCTGCTACGTGTCCACTTGACGTTGCAAAGACCCGCAGGCAAATTGAG AAGGATCCCATGAGGGCATTGAAGATGAGTACAAGACAGACACTGTTAGAGATATGGAG GGATGGAGGGATGAAGGGATTGTTTACTGGAGTTGGTCCTCGTATTGGCCGTGCTGGTCCGTCGGTTGGGATTGTGGTTTCATTTTATGAAGTCGTTAAGTACATTCTACAGAATCCATATACTGCTGCTTAA